In a single window of the Debaryomyces hansenii CBS767 chromosome A complete sequence genome:
- a CDS encoding DEHA2A06424p (similar to uniprot|P23255 Saccharomyces cerevisiae YCR042C TAF2 TFIID subunit) yields the protein MKMPTTSHTDMIHTLGTPRLSGQAITPKTFRASKSSRHVNHSSQSIRIAHQRVNIDVDLTQNKLEGFTELTVIPTMGSLKSIKLDCREMKIKNVYINNTRNTNYIYKDVLYINDDKYFEESLDNKSVNLFDMYSDDLTIHQHHLIRQKLNYVFGEINNDPRELPRELHNGNTEELLIFLPDNLKLELADANAFTTPESQVVTPRYPKSKNTMSESQYSFTVKIEFESINPKNGLNFITDKKADRKYWHAYTVNSDYNISTSSWVPCVDNLWDRCTWSLEINIPRTIKDIGNPRIIGSENTNPSEKEHETERTQKYVRNGGHDDFENNADDVEHDGDNVDDDEDDTENYDLVVCTGDFNNVKETPHPIDSSKKVVSWSIFNPVCAHHVGWALGSFQSIILSTPTQEGDEEIKDQVEFEDIEKVTDNSPVTIYFLVGREDMARNTCILANKAIDFFSKEFGSFPFSSYAMVFVQNNASESNNFAGLSVMSDSLLYPSDLIEPMISTTDTILEGMATQWSGINIVPLSFNDYWCTIGIAKYMALQFIKVLMGTNEYRFKIKKKMNEIVEKDIGKKPLALQFFRFPISDLDLDFLRLKAPIVLYILDKRMTKTDKSFGLSRVLPKLFLQAMSGDLQNGALSTQHFQYVCEKVNRNKLDTFFKQWVFGSGVPIFNISQKFNKKRSMIEMSIRQVQQSDTKKLHPNPESFINDSISHLDDEPSFSIQPVFTGPMTIRIHEADGTPYEHIVDLKDGHVKLDIQYNTKFKRLKKNREDLNEPNTTFSKLGDILTTPEEMDEWGLNEWVKHEEDMLYNDAFEWIRVDADYEWIAQINVKQPDYMFGSQLQYDRDVEAQYEAVRYFGDREKPNTLYCTALTRTVMDDRYYYGLRIAAAQALADISKPDNNFIGIGYLIKIFKELYCFPGSSIPLSNDFNNFNRFFLQKQIPQILSEVRDENGEVPFVIKNLLLNLVKFNENSNNNFQDCFYMSDLITSLTTSALNAKSALTSQDPLNLLDTSDSINSEKQKFLQDVITEINRLQKLDEWVPSHQSIIAITCIKSKIRLATHGLLQLSFEDLLYYTLEKYPFDIRIEAFRGLLILGGLKNASVLQYYLKVCLLGATTPYFRGKLIDLLINAICVAAIDGTPSTLDDPEFKTLEKLFDENSRMANNQTNMVIIEDGSNNELNSRRDTFARATLNGAIELLRRDYSIGKGLKILFWELLHTSLLSIYERRNIFNVCQVLYKEIDTFIARVPVPSVPLSELKKKIVLRNMGDGKVVIKREGRFKIQLASRRLTIQEPSKSKVSQEKAKPKPTDVPAVVEHPPETKLKLKLGSTSTTVEPKKDTPRVSKKTEATRDPELVTIDPYAKSKVTIKFKNHTLPSSSLFDFPTQNASSTVGHSVSVQGSTITLKFTSDKIAKVKDILSGKSSKPRYVKILTKDKRIFVSPTPFSSPEEKTVLTDQPNGKFGGESMNPSCKTKSTSSGSSNGKFSGAESTKIKLKGDKSKEQSIESPSESEEKKPRLKIPIKRELKQPERLSSEPVSKPVERSVSPFSRSASPFSPAPSSQRTNKKTKIYIHPNDEKSASSSAQDEPQVANMDVSDSTENQKPDKSPEDKPKKTNSKPGFKLKLNLKR from the coding sequence ATGAAGATGCCAACCACTTCTCATACAGATATGATTCATACCTTAGGAACGCCCAGGCTCAGTGGACAAGCGATTACACCGAAGACATTTAGGGCGTCTAAGTCTTCTAGGCATGTCAATCACCTGAGTCAATCAATAAGGATAGCACATCAAAGAGTTAATATCGATGTGGACTTAACacaaaataaattagaagGATTTACAGAGCTTACGGTGATACCTACGATGGGAAGTTTAAAGTCTATTAAATTAGATTGCAGggaaatgaaaattaaaaatgtttatattaataataccaGAAATACCAATTACATATACAAGGATGTGCTTTacattaatgatgataaatattttgaggAATCGCTCGATAATAAATCGGTGAATCTATTTGATATGTACTCTGATGACTTGACTATACACCAACATCATTTGATAAGACAGAAGCTTAATTACGTTTTCGGGGAGATCAACAATGATCCTAGGGAACTCCCTAGGGAACTACACAATGGAAATACAGaggaattattgatttttcttccagataatttgaaattggaattggCTGATGCCAACGCATTTACTACGCCGGAAAGTCAAGTGGTGACTCCTCGTTATCCTAAGTCGAAGAATACTATGAGTGAATCCCAGTATTCGTTTACTGTAAAAATTGAGTTTGAGAGTATTAACCCAAAGAATGGTTTGAACTTCATAACTGATAAAAAAGCAGATAGAAAATATTGGCATGCGTATACTGTAAACTCAGACTATAATATTTCCACTTCATCTTGGGTTCCGTGTGTTGATAACCTATGGGATAGGTGTACCTGGTCTCTTGAGATCAATATTCCAAGGACGATTAAAGATATAGGAAATCCCAGGATAATAGGCTCTGAAAATACGAACCCGCTGGAAAAGGAACATGAAACAGAACGGACGCAAAAATATGTACGGAATGGAGGTCACGATGATTTTGAGAACAATGCTGATGACGTCGAACATGACGGAGACAATgtcgatgatgatgaagacgataCCGAGAACTACGATTTAGTTGTTTGCACTGGTGACTTCAACAATGTAAAAGAAACTCCACATCCTATAGATAGTTCAAAAAAGGTTGTATCGTGGTCAATTTTCAATCCTGTTTGTGCCCACCATGTTGGCTGGGCGTTAGGGTCTTTCCAAAGCATAATCTTATCCACGCCCACCCAAGAAGGCGATGAAGAGATAAAAGACCAGGtcgaatttgaagatatcGAAAAGGTTACTGATAACTCACCTGTCACTATATATTTCCTAGTGGGTCGGGAAGATATGGCGAGGAATACGTGTATTTTAGCAAACAAAGCCATAGATTTTTTTCTGAAAGAATTTGGTTCATTTCCGTTTAGCTCTTACGCAATGGTATTTGTTCAGAATAATGCTTCAGagtcaaataattttgctGGATTATCAGTTATGAGTGATTCACTCTTGTACCCATCTGATTTAATTGAACCTATGATCTCAACCACAGATACAATATTAGAAGGCATGGCAACTCAATGGTCAggtattaatattgttcCGCTATCCTTCAATGACTATTGGTGTACAATTGGTATCGCCAAGTATATGGCCCTCCAATTTATTAAGGTTTTGATGGGTACAAATGAATACAGATTtaaaataaagaagaagatgaatgaaattgttgaaaaggATATAGGAAAAAAGCCATTGGCTttacaatttttcagattCCCTATCTCTGACCTCGACCTAGACTTTCTAAGGTTAAAGGCACCTATAGTTCTTTACATCCTTGATAAAAGAATGACTAAAACAGACAAATCATTTGGGCTTTCTAGAGTGCTACCGAAGCTCTTCTTACAGGCCATGTCTGGAGATTTACAAAATGGGGCATTATCAACtcaacattttcaatatgtCTGTGAAAAAGTGAACCGGAATAAGTTGGATACATTTTTTAAACAGTGGGTTTTCGGATCTGGTGTACCgatattcaatatatctCAAAAGTTTAATAAAAAGCGTTCCATGATAGAAATGAGTATAAGGCAAGTGCAACAACTGGatacaaaaaaattacACCCAAATCCTGAGTCATTTATAAATGACTCTATATCACACTTAGATGACGAGCCTTCATTCCTGATTCAACCAGTATTTACTGGTCCAATGACCATCAGAATTCACGAAGCTGATGGTACACCTTATGAGCATATTGTTGACTTGAAGGATGGACACGTTAAACTTGACATTCAATATAACACAAAATTCAAACgattaaagaagaatagAGAAGATCTTAATGAACCTAATACAACATTCAGTAAATTGGGTGATATATTAACAACTCCAGAAGAAATGGATGAATGGGGCTTGAATGAATGGGTAAAGCATGAAGAAGACATGCTTTATAATGATGCATTTGAGTGGATTAGAGTAGACGCGGATTATGAATGGATAGCCCAGATCAATGTTAAACAACCCGATTATATGTTTGGTTCCCAATTACAATATGATAGGGATGTGGAAGCTCAATATGAAGCGGTAAGGTACTTTGGTGATAGGGAGAAACCAAACACCTTATATTGTACTGCATTAACTCGTACGGTTATGGATGATAGGTATTATTATGGACTCAGAATAGCTGCTGCCCAGGCTTTAGCAGATATATCTAAGcctgataataattttattggaATCGGTTATCttataaaaattttcaaagagCTTTATTGCTTTCCTGGAAGCTCCATTCCATTAAGCAAtgatttcaacaatttcaatcGTTTCTTCTTACAGAAACAAATTCCTCAAATTTTAAGTGAAGTTAGGGATGAAAATGGAGAAGTGCCCTTTGTAATTAAAAATCTTTTATTGAATCTTGTTAAGTTCAATGAAAActctaataataattttcagGACTGTTTCTACATGTCTGACCTAATAACATCTTTAACTACGAGTGCATTAAACGCAAAGAGCGCTCTCACTTCTCAAGATCCTTTAAATTTGTTGGATACAAGTGACTCAATAAATTCTGAGAAGCAGAAGTTCTTACAAGATGTGATAACCGAAATAAATAGACTTCAAAAACTAGATGAATGGGTACCATCTCATCAATCGATTATAGCAATCACATGTATAAAACTGAAAATCAGGTTGGCTACACATGGTCTCTTACAGTTatcatttgaagatttgttGTATTACACTTTAGAGAAGTATCCATTTGACATTAGAATTGAAGCATTCCGTGGATTACTTATTTTAGGGGGTTTAAAAAATGCGAGTGTCTTGCAGTATTACTTGAAGGTGTGTTTGCTTGGTGCAACTACACCATACTTCAGAGGAAAGTTGATCGACCTCTTGATTAATGCTATCTGTGTTGCAGCTATAGATGGAACCCCCTCAACACTAGATGATCCAGAATTTAAAACTCTTGAAAAGctatttgatgaaaattctAGAATGGCAAACAATCAAACTAATATGGTTATTATCGAAGATGGTTCGAATAACGAGTTAAACTCAAGAAGAGATACTTTTGCAAGAGCCACATTAAATGGTGCTATAGAATTGCTTAGACGTGATTACTCTATAGGCAAAGggttgaaaattttattttgggAATTATTGCACACTTCATTATTGAGTATTTATGAGAGAAGAAACATTTTCAATGTTTGCCAAGTTCTatacaaagaaattgatacaTTTATTGCAAGAGTTCCTGTTCCTAGTGTTCCCTTGAGTgagttgaagaagaagatcgTTCTTAGGAACATGGGTGATGGTAAGGTTGTTATCAAAAGAGAAGGTAGATTTAAAATCCAGTTGGCATCGCGTAGATTGACCATTCAAGAACCATCTAAGTCGAAAGTGTCCCAAGAAAAAGCTAAACCAAAACCAACGGATGTGCCTGCGGTTGTGGAACATCCACCGGAgacaaaattgaaacttAAACTAGGTAGTACCTCCACAACCGTGGAGCCAAAGAAGGATACTCCTCGGGTTTCTAAGAAAACGGAAGCGACCCGCGACCCTGAGCTCGTTACTATTGATCCATATGCCAAATCTAAGGTcacaataaaatttaaaaatcaTACTTTACCTAGCTCGTCGTTGTTTGACTTTCCTACCCAGAATGCATCTTCTACAGTCGGTCACTCAGTGAGTGTACAAGGGTCTACAATAACATTGAAGTTTACAAGCGATAAGATTGCTAAAGTAAAAGATATATTGAGTGGTAAGTCGTCGAAGCCTAGATATGTCAAGATTTTGACCAAAGACAAGAGAATATTTGTATCACCAACACCGTTCTCCTCTCCAGAAGAAAAGACGGTCCTTACGGACCAGCCTAATGGTAAGTTCGGAGGTGAAAGCATGAACCCGTCTTGTAAGACTAAATCAACATCTTCAG